In the genome of Notamacropus eugenii isolate mMacEug1 chromosome 5, mMacEug1.pri_v2, whole genome shotgun sequence, one region contains:
- the LOC140504303 gene encoding aflatoxin B1 aldehyde reductase member 2-like: MASTPRTLPATVLGAMEMGWRMDLPTSKACMQAFLERGYREVDTAHIYGQGQSETFLGSMDLGLKDGSKGVKIATKANPLEGKTLRASSVRSQLEESLKRLQCPRVDLFYLHLPDRDTPLEETLQACNELHKEGKFVELGLSNYASWEVAEICTLCKKNGWIVPTVYQGMYNAITRQVEKELLPCLRHFGMRFYVFNALAGGLLTGKYKYEDKDKEQPVTRFFGRHVSEMYHKRYWKVPHFQAIALVEKALKASYGANAPSMTSASLRWMYHHSQLQGACGDAVILGMTSLQQLQQTLAAAEEGPLEPGVVKAFDEAWNLVAHDCANYFR, encoded by the exons ATGGCCTCTACACCTCGCACCCTGCCCGCCACGGTGCTGGGCGCTATGGAGATGGGCTGGCGCATGGACCTGCCCACCAGCAAAGCCTGCATGCAAGCCTTCCTGGAGCGCGGCTACCGAGAGGTGGACACAGCCCACATATATGGGCAAGGCCAGTCTGAGACCTTCTTGGGCAGCATGGACCTGGGGCTGAAGGACGGCAGCAAAGGAG TGAAAATTGCCACCAAGGCCAATCCCTTGGAAGGGAAGACCCTGAGGGCCAGCAGCGTTAGGTCCCAGTTGGAGGAGTCCCTGAAGAGGCTTCAGTGCCCTCGAGTGGATCTCTTCTACCTGCACTTGCCAGACAGGGACACCCCCCTGGAGGAGACTCTGCAGGCCTGCAATGAGCTACACAAGGAG GGTAAGTTTGTAGAGCTGGGCCTCTCTAACTATGCCTCCTGGGAAGTAGCTGAAATCTGCACTCTCTGCAAGAAAAATGGCTGGATCGTCCCCACTGTGTACCAG GGCATGTATAACGCCATCACCAGGCAAGTGGAGAAGGAGCTGTTGCCCTGCCTGCGTCACTTTGGAATGCGATTCTATGTCTTCAATGCTTTGGCTG GTGGTCTCCTGACTGGCAAATACAAGTATGAAGACAAGGACAAGGAACAGCCTGTAACCCGATTCTTTGGAAGACATGTGTCTGAGATGTACCATAAACG CTACTGGAAGGTGCCTCACTTTCAAGCCATTGCTCTTGTGGAGAAAGCCCTGAAGGCATCTTATGGGGCCAACGCTCCCAGCATGACCTCAGCATCCCTCAGATGGATGTACCATCACTCCCAGCTCCAG GGTGCCTGTGGAGATGCTGTTATCCTGGGCATGACCAGcctgcagcagctgcagcagaCCCTGGCAGCAGCAGAAGAAGGCCCACTGGAGCCTGGAGTGGTGAAGGCCTTTGATGAGGCCTGGAACCTTGTTGCCCATGACTGTGCCAACTACTTCCGCTAG